In Bordetella holmesii ATCC 51541, the following proteins share a genomic window:
- a CDS encoding nickel import ATP-binding protein NikE: MVDRAQTLALPENRVVQVEDLTVRFVTSERTVEAVRNLSFHVDRGETLAIVGESGSGKSVTSLSLMRLIEHGGGRIAQGSMALRRRNGSIVDLTRASSRTMRSVRGADMAMIFQEPMTSLNPVFTAGDQIAETIRLHQGKDAAAARAEALRMLEQVRIPEAKSVLDRYPHQLSGGMRQRVMIAMALACKPALLIADEPTTALDVTIQAQILQLIRQLQDEMHMGVVFITHDMGVVAEVADRVLVMYRGDSVEQGPSEQIFAAPRHHYTQALLSAVPRLGSMQGTDLPARFPLLQLNGREQPEAEEGSAGRAPRLDQGPVLSVRNLVTRFDLRGGIFSRVQRRVHAVEKISFDLYPGETLSLVGESGCGKSTTGRSLLRLVDSHSGEILFGGRDIVKIKNAELQSLRRDIQFVFQDPFASLDPRVTVGFSIMEPLLVHGVASGRAAEDRVAELLERVGLPAEMAQRYPHEFSGGQRQRICIARALALNPKVVVADESVSALDVSIQAQIVNLLIDLQRDLGVSFLFISHDMAVVERISHRVAVMYLGQIVEIGPRREIFENPQHPYTKKLMSAVPIADPARRHIERALLSEDIPSPIRKVGDEPVIQPLVQVSPGHFVARHAVGGAY, encoded by the coding sequence ATGGTTGATCGCGCTCAGACGCTGGCGCTGCCGGAAAATCGCGTGGTTCAGGTCGAAGACCTGACCGTGCGTTTCGTGACATCCGAAAGGACGGTCGAAGCGGTACGCAATCTGTCTTTCCATGTCGATCGTGGGGAGACCCTGGCTATCGTCGGAGAGTCCGGGTCTGGAAAATCCGTGACGTCGCTGTCGCTGATGCGCCTGATCGAGCATGGTGGCGGCCGGATCGCCCAGGGCAGCATGGCGCTGCGGCGGCGTAATGGTTCCATCGTCGATCTGACGCGCGCATCGTCGCGCACCATGCGCAGTGTCCGTGGCGCCGATATGGCAATGATCTTTCAGGAGCCCATGACGTCGTTGAACCCGGTGTTCACGGCGGGCGATCAGATCGCCGAGACCATACGTTTGCATCAGGGCAAGGATGCGGCTGCCGCACGCGCCGAAGCCTTGCGCATGCTCGAGCAGGTCCGTATTCCGGAAGCGAAGTCGGTGCTCGACCGTTATCCTCACCAGTTGTCAGGCGGCATGCGGCAGCGGGTGATGATCGCCATGGCGCTGGCCTGCAAGCCGGCCCTGTTGATCGCCGATGAGCCCACCACGGCACTAGACGTCACCATCCAGGCGCAGATTCTGCAACTGATTCGTCAGTTGCAGGATGAAATGCATATGGGGGTGGTATTCATCACGCACGATATGGGAGTGGTGGCCGAGGTCGCCGATCGCGTGCTGGTGATGTACCGCGGCGACAGCGTCGAGCAGGGCCCGTCCGAGCAGATTTTCGCGGCTCCGCGTCATCATTACACCCAGGCATTGTTGTCTGCCGTGCCGCGTCTGGGATCCATGCAGGGCACCGACCTCCCGGCCCGCTTCCCACTGTTGCAGCTCAATGGCCGCGAGCAGCCCGAGGCTGAAGAAGGCAGCGCCGGGCGGGCTCCGCGCCTCGATCAGGGGCCCGTGCTCAGCGTGCGCAATCTGGTGACGCGCTTCGATCTGCGCGGCGGTATCTTCAGCCGGGTCCAGCGGCGGGTTCACGCCGTCGAGAAGATCAGCTTCGACCTGTATCCCGGCGAGACCTTGTCACTGGTCGGAGAATCGGGTTGCGGAAAGTCGACGACCGGGCGCTCTCTGTTGCGCTTGGTCGACAGCCATAGTGGCGAAATCCTCTTTGGCGGGCGCGACATCGTCAAGATCAAGAACGCCGAGCTGCAGTCGCTGCGGCGTGACATCCAGTTTGTGTTCCAGGACCCGTTTGCGTCGCTGGATCCACGCGTGACCGTGGGGTTCTCCATCATGGAGCCTCTGCTGGTGCATGGCGTAGCGTCGGGGCGTGCCGCCGAAGATCGGGTGGCCGAACTGCTCGAGCGCGTGGGGCTGCCTGCCGAGATGGCGCAGCGCTATCCGCACGAGTTCTCCGGCGGGCAGCGGCAACGGATCTGCATCGCGCGTGCACTGGCGCTCAATCCCAAGGTCGTCGTCGCCGATGAGTCGGTGTCCGCGCTGGATGTTTCCATTCAGGCGCAGATCGTCAACCTGCTCATCGATCTGCAGCGTGATCTCGGCGTATCTTTCCTGTTCATTTCGCACGATATGGCCGTGGTCGAGCGCATCAGCCACCGTGTCGCCGTGATGTATCTGGGGCAGATCGTAGAGATCGGGCCGCGACGCGAGATCTTCGAGAATCCCCAGCATCCGTACACCAAGAAACTCATGTCGGCGGTTCCTATCGCCGATCCGGCGCGTCGCCATATCGAACGCGCCTTGCTGTCTGAAGACATCCCCAGCCCGATCCGCAAGGTGGGCGATGAGCCCGTCATTCAACCCCTGGTGCAAGTCTCCCCGGGGCATTTCGTCGCGCGCCATGCGGTAGGTGGCGCGTATTGA
- a CDS encoding bacterial extracellular solute-binding s, 5 Middle family protein — MNKVLHPTKLMAAAALAFGVLASPLAHASKDVTFAVSIALETLDPYNTNSTLNQAVGKAYYEGLLEFDKDLKIQKVLATDYSVSDDGLVYTFKLRPGVKFHDGTDFNAEAVKINFERPANPDNRLSRYIQFSVVDKVEAVDPLTVKITLKKPFSAFPNALAHPAAMMISPAALAKYGKEIGFHPVGTGSFEFVEWKPAEYLKVKKFDGYWNKGKPKVDSITFRTVTDNNTRAAVVQTGEAQFAFPVPFEQAAILAKNDKLDVVDHKNSIMARYMSMNTQVKPFNDVRVRQAINYAINKDALAKVAFNGYATKVDGVVPAGVDYAHKNGAWPYDPAKARQLLKEAGYENGFETTLWSAYNDGTSVKVVQFLQQQLAQVGIKTSVEVLESGQRVQRVQQVQKPEDAKVRLYYAGWSSSTGEADWGLRPLLTTGAFPPVLNNVSYYSNKSVDDGVQEALATTDRAKKTEIYSKVQDTIWNDAPWAFLVTQNNVYVKSKNLSGVYVEPDTSFWFGDIDLKQ, encoded by the coding sequence ATGAACAAAGTACTGCACCCCACCAAACTCATGGCCGCCGCCGCGCTGGCTTTCGGTGTGCTCGCCTCGCCGCTTGCGCACGCCAGCAAGGACGTGACCTTTGCCGTTTCGATTGCGCTCGAGACGCTGGACCCCTACAACACCAACAGCACGTTGAACCAGGCTGTGGGCAAGGCGTATTACGAAGGCCTGCTCGAGTTCGACAAGGATCTGAAGATCCAGAAAGTACTCGCCACCGACTACAGCGTCAGCGATGACGGCCTGGTCTACACGTTCAAGCTGCGCCCTGGCGTGAAATTCCATGATGGCACCGATTTCAACGCCGAAGCCGTCAAGATCAATTTCGAACGTCCCGCCAACCCGGATAATCGTCTGTCGCGCTACATCCAGTTCAGCGTGGTCGACAAGGTCGAGGCGGTCGATCCGTTGACCGTCAAGATCACCCTGAAGAAGCCTTTCTCGGCCTTCCCCAATGCGCTGGCCCATCCGGCCGCGATGATGATCTCGCCGGCCGCGCTGGCCAAGTACGGCAAGGAAATCGGTTTCCATCCCGTGGGCACCGGTTCCTTCGAGTTTGTGGAGTGGAAGCCCGCCGAGTACCTGAAGGTCAAGAAATTTGATGGCTATTGGAACAAGGGCAAGCCCAAGGTCGACAGCATCACTTTCCGTACGGTGACCGACAACAACACGCGCGCCGCCGTCGTGCAGACCGGTGAAGCGCAGTTCGCCTTCCCCGTGCCGTTTGAGCAGGCCGCGATTCTGGCCAAGAACGACAAGCTGGACGTGGTCGATCACAAGAACTCGATCATGGCGCGCTATATGTCCATGAACACCCAGGTCAAGCCGTTTAACGACGTACGCGTGCGCCAGGCCATCAACTACGCCATCAACAAGGATGCGTTGGCCAAGGTCGCCTTCAATGGCTACGCCACCAAGGTCGATGGCGTCGTGCCCGCGGGCGTGGACTACGCACATAAAAATGGTGCCTGGCCTTACGATCCCGCCAAGGCCCGTCAGTTGCTCAAGGAAGCCGGCTACGAGAACGGTTTCGAGACGACGCTTTGGTCGGCCTACAACGACGGCACGTCGGTCAAGGTGGTGCAGTTCCTGCAACAACAGTTGGCCCAGGTCGGCATCAAGACTTCGGTCGAGGTTCTGGAGTCGGGACAACGCGTGCAGCGCGTGCAGCAGGTGCAAAAACCCGAAGACGCCAAGGTCCGCCTCTACTACGCCGGCTGGTCGTCCTCCACGGGTGAGGCGGATTGGGGTCTGCGTCCACTGCTGACGACGGGGGCATTCCCGCCGGTGCTCAACAACGTGTCTTATTACTCGAACAAGTCGGTGGATGACGGCGTGCAGGAAGCGCTGGCCACGACGGACCGCGCCAAGAAGACCGAGATCTACAGCAAGGTTCAGGACACCATCTGGAACGACGCGCCCTGGGCATTCCTGGTCACGCAGAACAATGTGTACGTCAAGTCCAAGAACCTCTCCGGCGTGTATGTCGAACCCGACACCTCGTTCTGGTTTGGCGACATCGACCTGAAGCAGTAA
- a CDS encoding glutathione transport system permease protein gsiC, producing the protein MLTYIVKRLLGMIPTLLLVAVVVFLFVHMLPGDPARLAAGQEADQATVELVRKELGLDLPLPQQFVRYFSHMLHGDLGVSLRTKRPVATEIAERFMPTLWLTITSMIWSVTFGMIFGIVSAVWRNRWPDRLFMTLAVSGISFPAFALGMMLMQVFSVNLGWLPAVGASSWKHYILPSITLGAAVAAVMARFTRASFVEVIQEDFVRTARAKGLTERRVVIKHALRNALIPVVTMMGLQFGFLLGGSIVVETVFNWPGLGRLLVDAVTQRDYPVIQGLVLLFSLEFILINLIVDVLYGVINPSIRYK; encoded by the coding sequence ATGCTGACCTATATCGTCAAACGACTCTTGGGCATGATCCCGACGCTATTGCTCGTCGCGGTGGTCGTGTTCCTCTTTGTGCACATGCTGCCCGGTGACCCGGCGCGTCTGGCCGCGGGCCAGGAGGCGGACCAGGCCACCGTGGAGCTGGTGCGCAAAGAGCTCGGGCTGGATCTGCCTTTGCCGCAGCAGTTCGTGCGCTACTTCAGCCATATGCTCCATGGAGACCTCGGCGTTTCCTTGCGTACCAAACGGCCGGTGGCCACAGAAATCGCCGAGCGCTTCATGCCCACGCTCTGGTTGACGATCACCAGCATGATCTGGTCGGTCACCTTCGGGATGATTTTTGGCATCGTGTCGGCCGTCTGGCGCAATCGATGGCCGGATCGCTTGTTCATGACATTGGCGGTATCGGGAATCTCGTTTCCGGCTTTCGCGCTGGGGATGATGCTGATGCAGGTGTTCTCGGTCAATCTCGGATGGTTGCCCGCCGTAGGCGCATCGAGTTGGAAGCACTACATCCTGCCGTCGATCACCTTGGGTGCCGCAGTGGCGGCAGTGATGGCCCGTTTCACGCGCGCCTCCTTCGTAGAAGTCATCCAGGAGGACTTTGTACGCACGGCGCGCGCCAAAGGCCTGACCGAGCGTCGCGTGGTGATCAAGCATGCTCTGCGCAATGCCTTGATTCCGGTGGTCACCATGATGGGGTTGCAGTTTGGCTTTCTGCTGGGCGGCTCCATTGTGGTCGAGACGGTGTTCAACTGGCCCGGGCTTGGTCGCCTGCTGGTCGACGCCGTGACTCAGCGCGATTACCCGGTCATCCAAGGTCTGGTGCTGCTGTTCTCGCTGGAATTCATTCTGATCAACCTGATTGTCGACGTGCTCTACGGCGTCATCAATCCCAGTATCCGTTATAAGTGA
- the gsiD gene encoding glutathione transport system permease protein gsiD has translation MRTPLTEFWRKFKKQRLAVGAGIFVLILIAVAIFAPWIVPYDPENFFDYDALNAGPSWQHWLGVDSLGRDIFSRILMGARISLAAGFLSVAMGAIVGTFMGLMAGYYEGWWERITMRISDVLLAFPGMLLAIGVVAILGSNMINVIVAVAVFSVPAFARLVRGNTLAIKQMTYVEAVRSVGASDWTIIMRHILPGTISLIVVYGTMRVGTSIITAASLSFLGMGAQPPTPEWGAMLNEARADMVLAPHVAIFPALAIFLTVLAFNLLGDGLRDALYPKIDRR, from the coding sequence GTGCGCACGCCGCTCACCGAGTTCTGGCGCAAGTTCAAGAAGCAGAGGCTGGCCGTTGGTGCGGGCATCTTCGTGCTGATTCTGATTGCCGTGGCAATTTTCGCCCCCTGGATCGTGCCGTACGATCCGGAGAATTTTTTCGACTATGACGCGTTGAATGCCGGGCCGTCCTGGCAGCACTGGCTGGGTGTGGATTCGCTGGGGCGCGACATCTTCAGTCGCATCCTCATGGGTGCGCGCATTTCTCTGGCTGCTGGCTTTCTGTCGGTAGCCATGGGCGCCATCGTGGGTACGTTCATGGGCCTGATGGCGGGCTACTACGAAGGCTGGTGGGAGCGCATCACCATGCGCATCTCCGATGTGCTGCTGGCGTTTCCGGGCATGCTTCTGGCCATCGGCGTGGTCGCCATTCTGGGCTCCAACATGATCAATGTCATCGTGGCCGTGGCGGTGTTCAGCGTTCCGGCATTTGCACGATTGGTGCGTGGCAACACGCTGGCCATCAAGCAGATGACCTATGTCGAGGCCGTGCGCAGTGTGGGTGCTTCGGACTGGACCATCATCATGCGGCACATTCTGCCCGGCACGATTTCTCTCATCGTGGTCTACGGCACCATGCGTGTGGGAACCTCCATCATCACTGCAGCCAGCCTGTCCTTTCTGGGCATGGGCGCGCAGCCGCCGACGCCGGAGTGGGGCGCCATGCTCAACGAAGCCCGCGCCGATATGGTGCTGGCCCCGCATGTGGCTATTTTTCCGGCGCTGGCGATTTTTCTGACCGTGTTGGCGTTCAACCTGTTGGGCGATGGCCTGCGCGACGCCCTCTATCCCAAGATCGACCGGCGCTGA
- a CDS encoding peptidase S58 family protein — translation MTTSDKLPELPRIGTLQAGARDAITDVAGIRVGHATRADGDCQTGVTVLWPHGGDPYRDKVPAAASIINGFGKSVGLVQVQELGVLETPIALTNTFGVGTVANAQIRQAIAANPSIGREWATVNPLVFECNDGYLNNIQTLAITEDDYHQAYAAAAADFAQGSVGAGRGMSSFSFKGGIGSASRLARLKSGASHMVGALVLSNFGRLPLMTIAGRPFGQRLARRDDHGPEKGSIILILATDAALDSRQLGRLSLRAGAGLARTGSVFGHGSGDIALAFSTAYTVPHEAERAMPTQAMLHEAYLDPLFEAAAEACEQAIVSALWRAQTVHGRDGHFRRALPEVIPDWRQWLADRDF, via the coding sequence ATGACAACGAGCGATAAGCTGCCCGAACTGCCGCGCATCGGCACTCTGCAAGCCGGCGCGCGCGACGCCATCACCGATGTGGCCGGGATCCGCGTGGGACATGCCACCCGGGCCGATGGCGACTGCCAGACCGGCGTGACCGTGCTGTGGCCTCACGGCGGCGACCCCTACCGGGACAAGGTGCCGGCGGCAGCCAGCATCATCAACGGCTTCGGCAAAAGTGTTGGACTGGTCCAGGTACAGGAGCTGGGCGTGCTGGAGACACCCATCGCGCTGACCAATACCTTCGGTGTGGGGACCGTAGCCAATGCCCAGATCCGGCAGGCGATTGCGGCCAATCCGTCCATCGGACGCGAGTGGGCCACCGTCAATCCGCTGGTGTTCGAGTGCAACGATGGTTATCTGAACAATATCCAGACCTTGGCGATTACCGAGGACGACTATCACCAGGCTTATGCCGCCGCCGCTGCCGATTTTGCGCAGGGATCGGTCGGCGCAGGCCGCGGCATGTCCAGTTTTTCGTTCAAGGGCGGCATTGGATCGGCCTCGCGCTTAGCCCGGCTTAAGTCGGGTGCCAGCCACATGGTCGGGGCGCTGGTGCTGTCGAACTTTGGCCGGTTGCCGCTGATGACGATTGCCGGGCGGCCTTTCGGCCAACGTCTGGCACGGCGTGATGACCATGGCCCGGAAAAGGGTTCCATTATCCTCATTCTGGCTACAGACGCTGCTCTGGACTCGCGTCAATTGGGGCGGTTGTCGTTGCGCGCAGGCGCTGGACTGGCTCGCACCGGCTCGGTCTTTGGCCACGGCAGCGGCGATATCGCGCTGGCGTTTTCGACAGCCTATACCGTGCCCCATGAGGCCGAGCGGGCGATGCCGACGCAGGCCATGCTGCACGAAGCGTACCTGGATCCTCTTTTCGAGGCGGCTGCCGAAGCCTGCGAGCAGGCCATTGTCAGTGCGCTGTGGCGCGCGCAAACCGTGCATGGCCGCGATGGCCATTTCCGCCGCGCATTGCCTGAAGTCATTCCGGATTGGCGGCAGTGGCTGGCCGATCGCGATTTCTGA
- a CDS encoding D-aminopeptidase family protein yields the protein MKILISTDIEGVAGVFHAEQVRPGNGEYERARAWMTGEANAAVAGAFAGGATEVLVNDSHGGFRNLLPDQIDERARLVLGKPRYLGMMGGLEEGCDAVMMVGYHTRSQGRGVLAHTINSAAFARVSINGMELGEAGLYGALAGELGVPVILGCGDDAFIEETRPLFPGAQWVQTKVAHGQGSGVTLTPAAARRAISTGAEAATRNLARAVPFHIAGPIECRLQTQSSALADLFCMWPTLERVDGVTLSFTVPTMQAAIRTLNSLAAMSFMLR from the coding sequence ATGAAGATCCTGATTTCAACCGATATCGAGGGCGTGGCCGGCGTATTTCACGCCGAACAGGTTCGCCCCGGCAACGGCGAGTACGAGCGCGCGCGTGCCTGGATGACAGGCGAGGCCAATGCCGCGGTGGCCGGTGCCTTCGCCGGCGGGGCCACCGAAGTGCTGGTCAATGATTCCCATGGCGGATTTCGCAATCTGCTGCCGGATCAGATCGACGAGCGGGCTCGCTTGGTGCTGGGAAAGCCGCGCTATCTGGGCATGATGGGCGGGTTGGAAGAGGGGTGTGACGCGGTCATGATGGTCGGTTATCACACGCGTTCGCAAGGTCGCGGCGTGCTGGCCCACACCATCAATAGCGCTGCCTTCGCCCGCGTGAGCATCAATGGCATGGAACTGGGCGAGGCGGGTCTGTATGGAGCATTGGCCGGGGAGTTGGGAGTGCCGGTGATCCTTGGCTGCGGCGACGATGCTTTCATCGAGGAAACCCGCCCCCTGTTCCCTGGTGCACAGTGGGTTCAGACCAAGGTCGCACATGGGCAGGGCAGCGGCGTGACGCTGACGCCCGCTGCCGCGCGCAGGGCGATCTCCACGGGCGCCGAGGCGGCCACGCGTAATCTGGCTCGGGCGGTTCCTTTTCACATCGCTGGCCCGATAGAATGCCGTCTGCAGACACAGTCCTCAGCGCTGGCGGACCTGTTCTGCATGTGGCCGACGCTCGAGCGCGTCGACGGCGTCACCCTGAGCTTCACCGTTCCCACCATGCAGGCCGCCATCCGTACGCTCAACAGCCTGGCTGCGATGTCATTCATGCTGCGCTAA
- a CDS encoding metallopeptidase M24 family protein: MSSTDQRIAALRQAMRRNKLDAYVVPSADPHLSEYLPKRWQARRWLSGFTGSVGTLVVTADFAGLWVDSRYWVQAEAQLAGTGITLMKIALASTPGHVDWLAAHVPSGGRVGVDGNVLGLAAFRALSRALAPAQVELSISEDLIDEIWVDRPGLPDAPVYEHLAPHACQPRAERLGRVRQAMAAKGADTHLVSTLDDIAWIFNLRGADVSYNPVFLAHALIGSDYATLFVAEGKIDDALAAALAADGVDVAPYALVAEALGTLEHDQTLLIDPARVTCGVFHAMDPQIARVEDINPSTLMKSRKSEAELANVREAMAQDGAALCEFFAWFEAAQGRETVTELTIDEQITLARARRPGYVCPSFATIAGYNANGAMPHYRATEDSHAVIEGNGLLLIDSGGQYLNGTTDITRVVAVGTPTADQKVDFTLVLKGMIALSRACFPRGIASPMLDALARAPIWAGAAEYGHGTGHGVGYFLNVHEGPQVISYRAAPGAHTAMEPGMITSNEPGIYRPGRWGVRIENLVANRSWFEGELGEFLCFETLTLCPIDTRCIDAALMRPDEIAWLNDYHRQVRERLAPLVQGAALDWLLTRTEPLVA, encoded by the coding sequence ATGTCAAGCACCGATCAACGCATTGCCGCCTTGCGCCAGGCCATGCGCCGCAACAAGCTGGATGCCTATGTCGTGCCATCTGCCGATCCGCATTTGTCGGAATATCTTCCCAAGCGTTGGCAGGCGCGGCGCTGGCTTAGCGGCTTTACCGGCTCGGTGGGTACGCTGGTCGTTACCGCAGATTTTGCGGGTCTTTGGGTCGATAGCCGCTATTGGGTGCAGGCCGAGGCTCAGTTGGCTGGTACGGGCATCACGCTCATGAAGATCGCCTTGGCGAGCACGCCTGGGCATGTGGATTGGCTGGCCGCTCACGTGCCGTCGGGTGGGCGGGTAGGGGTGGATGGCAACGTGCTGGGGCTGGCCGCGTTTCGGGCCTTGTCGCGCGCGCTGGCGCCGGCGCAGGTCGAGTTGTCCATCAGCGAAGACCTGATCGATGAGATCTGGGTCGACAGGCCGGGCCTGCCCGATGCGCCGGTTTATGAGCATCTGGCGCCTCATGCCTGCCAGCCGCGCGCCGAACGCCTGGGCCGGGTGCGCCAGGCCATGGCCGCCAAAGGGGCGGACACGCATCTTGTCAGCACGCTCGACGACATCGCCTGGATTTTCAATCTGCGCGGTGCGGACGTCAGCTATAACCCGGTTTTCCTGGCGCATGCACTGATTGGCAGTGATTACGCGACCTTGTTCGTGGCCGAGGGCAAGATCGATGACGCGCTGGCCGCAGCGTTGGCTGCCGATGGCGTCGACGTGGCGCCTTACGCCCTCGTGGCCGAAGCCTTGGGCACGCTCGAGCACGACCAGACCCTGCTCATCGATCCTGCCCGCGTCACGTGTGGCGTGTTCCACGCAATGGACCCGCAGATCGCGCGCGTCGAAGATATCAATCCCTCCACGCTGATGAAGTCGCGCAAAAGCGAGGCCGAGCTGGCCAATGTGCGTGAAGCCATGGCTCAGGATGGCGCAGCGCTGTGCGAGTTTTTTGCCTGGTTCGAGGCAGCGCAAGGGCGTGAAACGGTCACCGAACTGACCATTGATGAACAGATTACCCTGGCGCGCGCACGTCGGCCGGGCTACGTATGCCCCAGCTTTGCCACGATTGCAGGCTATAACGCCAACGGCGCCATGCCGCATTACCGCGCGACCGAAGATAGCCATGCCGTTATCGAGGGCAATGGGCTGCTGCTCATTGACTCGGGTGGTCAATACCTGAACGGCACGACGGATATCACCCGCGTTGTCGCCGTAGGAACGCCCACCGCCGACCAGAAGGTGGACTTTACTCTGGTGCTCAAGGGCATGATTGCCTTGTCGCGCGCCTGCTTTCCGCGCGGCATCGCATCGCCCATGCTCGATGCCTTGGCACGCGCTCCCATTTGGGCCGGCGCGGCCGAGTACGGGCATGGCACGGGTCACGGCGTGGGGTATTTCCTCAATGTGCACGAAGGGCCGCAGGTCATTTCGTATCGCGCCGCGCCGGGCGCGCATACCGCAATGGAGCCGGGCATGATCACCTCCAACGAGCCAGGGATCTACCGCCCGGGGCGCTGGGGGGTGCGTATCGAGAACCTGGTCGCCAACCGTAGCTGGTTCGAGGGCGAACTGGGCGAGTTCCTGTGCTTCGAGACGCTGACGCTATGCCCGATCGACACACGTTGCATCGACGCGGCACTGATGCGCCCCGACGAAATCGCCTGGCTCAATGACTACCACCGCCAGGTGCGCGAGCGTCTGGCGCCATTGGTGCAGGGGGCCGCCCTGGATTGGCTGCTGACGCGCACCGAACCCCTGGTCGCCTGA
- the pyrG gene encoding CTP synthase, with translation MTKYVFVTGGVVSSLGKGIAAASLAAILESRGLQVTLLKLDPYINVDPGTMSPFQHGEVFVTEDGAETDLDLGHYERFISTKMRKVNNFTTGQIYESVLRKERRGDYLGKTVQVIPHITNEIQDFVARGADSAWQGHTDVAIVEIGGTVGDIESLPFLEAARQMSLRLGRNNAAFVHLTLVPYIASAGELKTKPTQHSVQKLREIGIYPNALLCRADRRIPDDERAKISMFSNVPLDAVISVWDVDSIYKIPAMLHQQGVDNIVCEALGLTPPPADLSMWDNLVDALEHPQHEVTIGMVGKYVDLTESYKSLSEALVHAGIHTRSKVKIEYIDSEDIETRGTEQLQHLDAILVPGGFGKRGTEGKIAAIRYARENGVPYLGICLGMQLAVIEFARHVAGLGGANSTEFDPSAPHPVVALITEWMNREGKVEKRDNASDLGGTMRKGAQRCPIKAGTLAQAIYGDEVNERHRHRYEVNNVYVPRLEEAGMVISARTPTENLPEMMELPNHPWFVGVQFHPEFTSTPRDGHPLFSSYIRAALDGKTRRGEKA, from the coding sequence ATGACCAAATACGTATTTGTCACCGGCGGTGTGGTGTCATCCCTGGGCAAGGGTATCGCCGCCGCGTCTCTCGCCGCGATCCTCGAATCGCGCGGTCTGCAAGTCACCCTGCTAAAGCTCGACCCTTACATCAACGTCGATCCCGGCACCATGAGCCCTTTCCAGCACGGAGAGGTGTTCGTGACCGAAGATGGCGCCGAGACCGACCTGGACCTGGGCCACTACGAGCGCTTCATCTCCACGAAGATGCGCAAGGTGAACAATTTCACCACCGGCCAAATCTATGAATCGGTGCTGCGCAAGGAGCGGCGTGGTGATTACCTGGGAAAAACCGTTCAGGTGATTCCGCACATCACCAACGAAATCCAGGATTTCGTGGCGCGCGGCGCGGATTCTGCCTGGCAGGGTCACACCGATGTCGCGATCGTCGAGATCGGCGGCACGGTCGGCGACATTGAGTCGCTGCCCTTCCTTGAGGCCGCTCGCCAGATGAGTCTGCGCCTGGGCCGCAACAACGCCGCCTTCGTGCACCTGACGCTGGTGCCCTACATCGCCTCAGCGGGTGAGCTCAAGACCAAGCCCACCCAGCATTCGGTGCAGAAGCTGCGCGAAATCGGCATCTACCCGAACGCACTGCTGTGCCGTGCCGACCGCCGCATCCCCGACGACGAGCGCGCCAAGATTTCGATGTTCTCCAACGTGCCGTTGGATGCGGTCATTTCGGTCTGGGATGTGGACTCGATCTACAAGATCCCGGCCATGCTGCATCAGCAAGGCGTGGACAACATCGTCTGCGAGGCGCTCGGCCTGACGCCGCCGCCGGCCGATCTGTCCATGTGGGACAACCTGGTCGATGCGCTGGAGCACCCTCAGCACGAAGTCACCATTGGCATGGTCGGCAAATATGTCGACCTGACCGAATCGTATAAATCCTTGAGCGAAGCGCTGGTCCACGCCGGCATTCATACGCGCTCCAAGGTCAAGATCGAATACATCGACTCCGAAGACATCGAAACCCGTGGTACTGAGCAGTTGCAGCACCTGGACGCCATCCTGGTGCCAGGAGGCTTCGGCAAGCGTGGTACCGAGGGCAAGATCGCCGCCATCCGCTATGCGCGCGAAAACGGTGTTCCCTATCTGGGAATCTGTCTCGGTATGCAACTGGCCGTCATCGAATTCGCCCGTCATGTCGCCGGTCTCGGCGGTGCCAACAGCACCGAGTTCGATCCGTCGGCACCGCACCCGGTAGTGGCCCTGATCACGGAGTGGATGAATCGCGAAGGCAAGGTCGAGAAGCGTGACAACGCCTCCGACCTGGGCGGCACCATGCGCAAGGGCGCGCAGCGCTGCCCCATCAAGGCTGGCACGCTGGCTCAGGCCATTTATGGCGATGAGGTCAATGAACGGCACCGCCATCGTTACGAGGTCAACAATGTCTACGTGCCTCGCCTCGAAGAGGCGGGCATGGTCATCAGTGCCCGCACGCCGACAGAAAACCTGCCTGAAATGATGGAGTTGCCTAACCATCCGTGGTTTGTCGGCGTGCAGTTCCATCCCGAGTTCACTTCCACCCCGCGCGACGGCCATCCGCTCTTTTCGAGCTATATCCGTGCCGCGCTCGATGGCAAGACTCGCCGAGGCGAAAAGGCGTAA